In Dermacentor andersoni chromosome 4, qqDerAnde1_hic_scaffold, whole genome shotgun sequence, the following proteins share a genomic window:
- the LOC126532462 gene encoding putative nuclease HARBI1, producing MAAFLIALAAAAFRQPGRGRREPEDAFDMPDDLFRRHFCLKKETVRWLCDEVAEELGGVRKTALSVERQVLCALRFFATGSFQASVGSEETIGVTQPAVSSCVRRVAEAIVHAGARNKWVHFPRMSEEEAAMKEGFLRHCFILGVIGCVDGSLIAIIAPKSEPKAAFMCRKGYYALNTMRQRLRPEPWLLTPLTGHPPMHTAEGRYNTAHAAMRSVVERCIGLLKSRFRSLQRYRALHYEPDRAANIVAACVVLHNLCLDEGDVLDDVSDDSSNSSSDDENGNPSPKRVPRVRAARMMYLKGCAARDNVISSFGTTRQEHQHYLQRVRRRLRQQQHRQQQ from the exons ATGGCGGCCTTCCTGattgcgttggcggcggcggcgtttcGTCAGCCCGGGCGCGGGAGGAGGGAGCCCGAGGATGCTTTTGACATGCCAGACGATCTGTTTCGGCGGCACTTTTgcctgaagaaagaaactgtgcggTGGTTGTGCGACGAAGTGGCGGAAGAACTCGGAGGCGTGAGAAAAACAGCGCTGTCGGTGGAGCGACAAGTGTTGTGCGCGTTGCGATTCTTCGCAACGGGCAGCTTCCAAGCCTCggtagggagcgaggagacgatcggcgTGACCCAGCCTGCGGTCAGCAGCTGTGTGCGACGCGTAGCGGAGGCAATCGTCCAcgccggggcccgcaacaagtgggtccatttcccGAGGATGTCGGAGGAGGAGGCGGCCATGAAGGAAGGGTTCCTTCGACACTGCTTCATTctcggcgtcatcggatgcgtggacGGCAGCCTTATAGCCATCATTGCACCGAAGAGCGAGCCGAAGGCGGCATTCATGTGCCGCAAAGGCTACTATGCCCTCAACACAAT GCGACAGCGGCTACGCCCTGAACCATGGCTCCTGACCCCACTCACAGGCCACCCTCCCATGCACACTGCAGAAGGCAGgtacaacactgcacatgctgccatGCGGTCCGTAGTGGAGCGGTGCATTGGGCTTCTGAAGAGCCGCTTCCGCTCCCTTCAGCGGTACCGCGCCCTCCACTACGAACCAGACCGTGCTGCCAACATCGTTGCAGCATGTGTAGTGTTGCACAACTTGTGTCTTGACGAAGGTGACGTGTTGGATGATGttagtgatgacagcagcaacagcagcagtgacgATGAAAATGGCAACCCCTCCCCAAAGAGAGTTCCCCGAGTGAGGGCAGCACGCATGATGTACTTGAAAGGCTGTGCTGCCCGAGATAATGTCATTAGCTCGTTCGGCACGACACGGCAGGAGCACCAGCACTACCTGCAAagggtgcgaaggcggctgcgtcaacagcagcaccgacagcagcaaTAA